One Halalkalicoccus sp. NIPERK01 DNA window includes the following coding sequences:
- a CDS encoding ABC transporter ATP-binding protein, which translates to MTDHAHTDPRTRLDAPAASRGISSTPADGETGPTFAGEELVVGYSRGEPVIDGESLVVPPGEVTALVGPNGSGKSTLLKGLANQLSLDGGSVVLNGREIHRLGTKELARKLGLLSQENDAPGSIGVEELVYHGRYPHRGFFDGVSEEDDCAVRDAISLAGIDHLRGREVSSLSGGQKQLVWIAMVLAQDTDVLLLDEPTTFLDLHHQLEVMEIVRTLREEREITVVLVLHDIEQAARHADYMVALEGGTIHARGTPDEVVTEELLAEVFRIEATVEPGDEGPRITPHGPLHG; encoded by the coding sequence ATGACCGACCACGCACACACGGACCCACGGACGCGACTGGACGCACCGGCCGCCTCGAGAGGCATCTCGTCGACCCCCGCTGACGGCGAAACGGGGCCGACGTTCGCCGGCGAGGAACTCGTCGTCGGCTACTCGAGGGGCGAGCCGGTGATCGACGGCGAGTCGCTCGTCGTCCCGCCCGGCGAGGTGACCGCGCTGGTGGGACCGAACGGGTCGGGAAAGAGCACGCTGTTGAAGGGGCTCGCGAACCAGCTCTCGCTCGACGGCGGCTCGGTCGTCCTCAACGGCCGGGAGATCCACCGGTTGGGGACCAAGGAACTCGCGCGAAAGCTCGGACTGCTCTCCCAGGAGAACGACGCGCCGGGGTCGATCGGCGTCGAGGAACTGGTCTATCACGGTCGCTACCCCCATCGGGGCTTCTTCGATGGCGTGAGCGAGGAGGACGACTGTGCGGTCCGGGACGCGATCTCGCTCGCGGGGATCGACCACCTGCGCGGTCGGGAGGTGAGCAGCCTGAGCGGCGGGCAGAAACAGCTCGTCTGGATCGCGATGGTGCTGGCCCAGGACACCGACGTTTTGTTGCTCGACGAGCCGACGACGTTCCTCGACCTGCACCACCAACTGGAGGTGATGGAGATCGTCCGCACCCTCCGGGAGGAACGCGAGATCACGGTCGTGCTCGTGCTCCACGACATCGAGCAGGCCGCCCGTCACGCCGACTACATGGTCGCGCTCGAAGGGGGGACGATCCACGCCCGCGGCACCCCCGACGAGGTCGTCACCGAGGAACTGCTCGCGGAGGTGTTCCGCATCGAGGCGACCGTCGAACCCGGGGACGAGGGGCCACGGATCACGCCTCACGGCCCGCTCCACGGCTAG
- a CDS encoding iron ABC transporter permease has product MPASEGTPTERSARLGRFAWLADAQLLALALASTLIVVLAGLAQVSFGTYSMSLVGAWRAVFDPAVWTDPGVLLGFLLGEDLAGALGLSTAADLSRETLIVWNIRLPRVLVGAFVGMNLAVSGAIFQAVTRNELASPFILGVSSGAGLAILLTLVVFSGLSTLLPLVAAVGGALAFLLVYAIAWKGGTSPVRLVLAGVIVGTVFNSLQTGMFFFADDIGVVQNAIAWTTGSLTGTDWAQVHTILPWTLVAMALALVSSRQLNVLLLGERTASALGMSVERMRFALSGVAVLAAAASIAVAGIVGFVGLIVPHVVRNVVGSDYKRLVVGCLFAGPALLVAADVGARLALSPTQLPVGIVTGLVGGPYFLYLMRKKERLGEI; this is encoded by the coding sequence ATGCCAGCCTCGGAAGGGACGCCGACCGAGCGCTCGGCCCGATTGGGGCGGTTCGCGTGGCTCGCCGACGCGCAGTTGCTAGCGCTGGCGCTCGCGAGCACGCTGATCGTCGTGCTGGCGGGGCTCGCACAGGTCAGCTTCGGCACGTACTCGATGAGCCTCGTGGGGGCCTGGCGGGCGGTCTTCGACCCGGCGGTGTGGACGGACCCGGGGGTCCTCCTCGGGTTCCTGCTCGGCGAGGACCTCGCGGGCGCGCTGGGGCTCTCGACGGCGGCCGACCTCTCGCGGGAGACGCTGATCGTCTGGAACATCCGCCTGCCGCGGGTGCTCGTCGGCGCGTTCGTCGGGATGAACCTCGCGGTCTCGGGGGCGATCTTCCAGGCGGTGACGCGAAACGAACTGGCGAGCCCGTTCATCCTCGGGGTCTCCTCGGGTGCGGGGCTGGCGATCCTGCTGACGCTCGTGGTGTTTTCCGGACTGTCGACGCTGCTGCCGCTGGTGGCCGCTGTCGGCGGGGCGCTCGCCTTCCTGCTCGTCTACGCCATCGCCTGGAAGGGCGGGACGAGTCCGGTCAGGCTGGTGCTCGCGGGCGTCATCGTCGGCACGGTCTTCAACTCGTTGCAGACGGGCATGTTCTTCTTCGCCGACGACATCGGGGTGGTCCAGAACGCCATCGCGTGGACGACCGGTTCGCTCACGGGGACCGACTGGGCGCAGGTCCACACGATCCTGCCGTGGACGCTGGTGGCGATGGCGCTCGCGCTCGTGAGCTCCCGGCAGCTGAACGTCCTCCTGCTGGGCGAGCGCACGGCCAGCGCGCTCGGCATGTCGGTCGAGCGAATGCGGTTCGCGCTCTCGGGCGTCGCCGTGCTGGCCGCGGCGGCGAGCATCGCCGTCGCCGGGATCGTCGGCTTCGTGGGCCTGATCGTCCCCCACGTGGTCCGAAACGTCGTCGGCAGCGACTACAAGCGACTGGTGGTGGGCTGTCTGTTCGCCGGGCCGGCGCTGCTGGTCGCCGCCGACGTGGGCGCGCGACTGGCGCTGTCGCCGACTCAACTCCCCGTCGGGATCGTGACCGGACTCGTCGGCGGGCCGTACTTCCTCTATCTGATGCGAAAGAAAGAACGACTCGGTGAGATCTGA
- a CDS encoding ABC transporter substrate-binding protein has product MAGSSQEGTRRRDVLLAGGSAMGLALAGCVGGGSEGEGGGNDTGGGGDGGGSYTVSMAPAGDVEFESVPERVVTYFPGYADMCVALGVEETLIAMAETDRYHTGYYDELDGVSIDKGGLQDILGESGIDREIFYELGADLHLIDPQWLTNNEFFGLDESDVEDVRTNVAPFLGNTIFRRTDEWHDYEYYTLYEAFGKVAQVHQEGERYEAFAGFHDEFVSGVQERLPEERPNALLVFGDGDEPEAFSPYRLADEGTNKKQFHDLGIEDALAGTGIEGLSTTDRGQIDYETMLEVDPDTLLIRGHEDKSAAEFADTVVAFMEDHPVASELTAVQEGNVFRGGPIYQGPIQNLFTTERAAHDFFPEEFGDEELFDRARVAEIVAGR; this is encoded by the coding sequence ATGGCAGGTAGTTCGCAGGAAGGGACGAGGCGGCGGGACGTACTGCTGGCCGGCGGGTCGGCGATGGGGCTCGCGCTCGCCGGCTGTGTCGGCGGTGGCTCGGAGGGGGAGGGCGGCGGAAACGACACCGGCGGCGGTGGCGACGGCGGCGGGTCGTACACCGTCTCGATGGCACCGGCCGGCGACGTCGAGTTCGAGTCGGTGCCCGAGCGGGTCGTGACGTACTTCCCGGGGTACGCCGACATGTGCGTCGCGCTCGGCGTCGAGGAGACGCTGATCGCGATGGCCGAGACCGATCGGTATCACACGGGCTACTACGACGAACTCGACGGGGTTTCGATCGACAAGGGAGGGCTACAGGACATCCTCGGCGAGAGCGGGATCGACAGGGAGATCTTCTACGAACTCGGCGCGGATCTCCACCTGATCGACCCGCAGTGGCTCACGAACAACGAGTTCTTCGGCCTCGACGAGAGCGACGTCGAGGACGTCCGAACGAACGTCGCCCCCTTCCTCGGCAACACGATCTTCCGGCGCACCGACGAGTGGCACGACTACGAGTACTACACGCTCTACGAGGCCTTCGGGAAGGTCGCGCAGGTCCATCAGGAAGGGGAGCGCTACGAGGCGTTCGCGGGCTTTCACGACGAGTTCGTTTCGGGCGTACAGGAGCGACTGCCCGAGGAACGCCCGAACGCGCTGTTGGTGTTCGGCGACGGCGACGAACCCGAGGCGTTCTCGCCGTACCGCCTCGCCGACGAGGGGACCAACAAGAAGCAGTTCCACGACCTCGGGATCGAGGACGCGCTCGCGGGCACCGGTATCGAGGGACTGTCGACGACCGACCGCGGACAGATCGACTACGAGACGATGCTCGAGGTCGACCCCGACACCCTGCTCATTCGGGGCCACGAGGACAAGTCGGCCGCGGAGTTCGCCGACACGGTCGTGGCGTTCATGGAGGACCACCCGGTCGCGAGCGAACTGACCGCCGTCCAAGAGGGGAACGTATTCCGCGGCGGGCCGATCTATCAGGGGCCGATCCAGAACCTCTTTACGACCGAGCGCGCCGCCCACGATTTCTTCCCCGAGGAGTTCGGCGACGAGGAACTGTTCGACCGGGCCCGGGTCGCGGAGATCGTCGCCGGACGATGA
- a CDS encoding protoglobin domain-containing protein: MAQEIPGYDYGDESLPEAPYDEEDLEKLQATVMFDAEDEEALREAGEVLEPQIEEILDLWYDFVGANDHLVYYFTDGEGNPDEEYLDRVRARFGQWIRDTCNPPYDREWLDYQYEIGRRHTRERKNRTDDADAVDHIHARYLIAFIYPITATIREFLENGGHDEGEINDMFHAWFKSVTLQVTLWTQPYFPEGDW, encoded by the coding sequence ATGGCCCAGGAGATACCCGGCTACGACTACGGCGACGAATCGCTCCCCGAGGCGCCCTACGACGAGGAGGACCTCGAGAAACTGCAGGCGACGGTGATGTTCGACGCCGAGGACGAGGAGGCCCTCAGGGAGGCCGGCGAGGTGCTCGAACCCCAAATCGAGGAGATCCTCGACCTCTGGTACGACTTCGTGGGCGCGAACGACCACCTCGTCTACTACTTCACCGACGGCGAGGGCAACCCCGACGAGGAGTACCTCGATCGGGTTCGCGCGCGCTTCGGCCAGTGGATACGGGACACCTGCAATCCCCCCTACGACCGGGAGTGGCTGGACTACCAGTACGAGATCGGACGTCGCCACACCCGCGAGAGGAAGAATCGAACGGACGACGCCGACGCCGTGGATCACATCCACGCTCGGTACCTCATCGCCTTCATCTACCCGATCACGGCGACGATCCGGGAGTTCCTCGAGAACGGGGGTCACGACGAGGGAGAGATCAACGACATGTTCCACGCGTGGTTCAAGAGCGTCACCCTCCAGGTGACGCTGTGGACCCAGCCGTACTTCCCGGAGGGCGACTGGTGA
- a CDS encoding helix-turn-helix domain-containing protein: MAGELWDVLECKWTRRIVAHLADGEARFNEIERSTEVPTSTLSDRLKRLESAGVVSREVEDASPPAVRYGLTETGERLAELLCEIDSL, translated from the coding sequence ATGGCGGGAGAGCTCTGGGACGTGCTGGAGTGTAAGTGGACCCGACGGATCGTCGCTCACCTCGCCGATGGCGAGGCGCGGTTCAACGAGATCGAGCGCTCGACCGAGGTCCCCACGAGCACCCTGTCGGACCGACTGAAACGCCTCGAATCGGCGGGGGTCGTCTCCCGCGAGGTCGAGGACGCCTCCCCGCCGGCGGTGCGCTACGGCCTCACCGAGACGGGCGAGCGCCTCGCCGAACTGCTGTGCGAGATCGATTCCCTCTAG
- a CDS encoding DUF4336 domain-containing protein produces the protein MVTKRGRELWTHEEPLRFLGFEIGRIMTVIRLSTGGLFVQSPAELTPALRRALDDLGEVRFVAPASKLHGHLYMEQYREAYPDAELLAAPGLPARRPDLRFDALLGDTPDPRWSADIDQVAVAGNRWLTEIALFHRPSRTVILGDVGYHIDGSFPVKTRLMARAAGVYDRVGPTLDYRWTIRNEATFRRAVRDVLAWEFDRVVPGHGTVVEGGGKRAVIEGFEWVL, from the coding sequence ATGGTGACGAAACGGGGGCGTGAGCTATGGACCCACGAGGAGCCGCTTCGGTTCCTCGGATTCGAGATCGGCCGGATCATGACCGTGATCCGGCTCTCGACGGGCGGCCTGTTCGTCCAGTCGCCGGCGGAGCTGACGCCGGCGCTACGGCGCGCGCTCGACGACCTCGGGGAGGTCCGGTTCGTGGCCCCGGCGAGCAAGCTCCACGGCCACCTGTACATGGAGCAGTACCGGGAGGCGTATCCCGACGCCGAGCTGCTGGCCGCGCCGGGGCTTCCGGCCCGGCGGCCCGACCTGCGGTTCGACGCGCTGCTGGGCGATACGCCCGACCCGCGCTGGAGCGCCGACATCGACCAAGTGGCGGTCGCGGGCAACCGGTGGCTCACCGAGATCGCCCTCTTCCATCGGCCCAGTCGGACGGTGATCCTCGGCGACGTGGGGTATCACATCGACGGGAGCTTCCCCGTGAAAACGCGGCTGATGGCGCGGGCCGCGGGGGTCTACGACCGGGTGGGTCCGACGCTCGACTACCGGTGGACGATACGGAACGAGGCGACGTTCCGCCGGGCGGTCCGGGACGTCCTCGCGTGGGAGTTCGACCGGGTGGTCCCGGGCCACGGGACGGTCGTCGAAGGCGGCGGGAAACGCGCCGTGATCGAGGGGTTCGAGTGGGTGCTGTGA